In Glycine max cultivar Williams 82 chromosome 7, Glycine_max_v4.0, whole genome shotgun sequence, a single window of DNA contains:
- the LOC121175111 gene encoding uncharacterized protein, translated as MSEEVNMNEDTREELVVVENIDCSNVFNTSQVFPTREDVLQWVRTVVYDIGFVTVIMRSDISTGKRERTSFVLIGCERSEKYRVYKKKLVPTVTSTKKRGCPFKLRAKSIPGGEEWMVNLICETHNHALAKLLSGHPYVSPPTEDEKIIFGDMTKPMVKSKNIFLTLKEYNANNCATIKQVYNAGYAYRSSIKCNNTEMQQLMKLLERDMYIH; from the exons ATGTCTGAAGAAGTTAATATGAATGAAGACACGAGAGAGGAACTTGTTGTGGTTGAAAATATTGATTGTTCTAATGTcttcaatacttctcag GTGTTTCCTACCCGTGAGGATGTCTTGCAATGGGTTCGTACTGTTGTGTATGATATTGGTTTTGTGACTGTGATAATGAGGTCTGACATATCAACcggaaagagagaaagaacctcgtttgttttaattggttgtgagaGGAGTGAAAAGTATAGGGTATACAAGAAAAAATTAGTACCGACGGTGACTAGCACTAAAAAACGTGGTTGTCCTTTTAAGCTGCGAGCGAAATCAATCCCAGGAGGTGAAGAGTGGATGGTCAACTTAATATGTGAGACTCATAATCATGCATTGGCTAAGTTATTGAGTGGACATCCATATGTTAGTCCACCAACTGAGGATGAGAAGATTATTTTTGGTGATATGACAAAGCCAATGgtaaaatcaaaaaatatttttctcactttGAAGGAGTACAATGCCAACAATTGTGCAACAATAAAGCAAGTCTACAATGCAGGATATGCATATCGTTCTTCTATAAAATGCAAtaatactgaaatgcaacaatTAATGAAGCTACTTGAACGCGACATGTATATTCATTGA